One window of Mycoplasmopsis gallopavonis genomic DNA carries:
- a CDS encoding ABC transporter permease produces MLKYISQRIFFAILTLLIIILVVYLSVAIFTENPFVKKLQNEQSNNLSESAKRALFDESVRLHLTPNVNYEDYKNNWFTLKVNPFVRLLYWFKDIFNKNAPFGLPYNPQILITAGADSIPHYFFKYLKFSIIITLPSFIISAIFGIILGVIAGYKRGTTFDVVINFFSLIFIALPSFVIAPILISVLLSVNVPPIFYNPFSETDIIAHGWNRIILSWIPPILIIVLGSLSAYISYARNQVVSVLTSNYVLIAKSKGLSTSEIFFKYVFRNISIPLAAIIIPSYIGLLSGGIVIETYWKVPGTSQVLAQSFPNGEINLIMFSTAFFTTLGLFTTIIVDIIYTILDPRIKYGSTSKYSIRAIVSAYFERNKAFKELAIHGKKGEN; encoded by the coding sequence ATGCTAAAATATATCTCACAACGTATTTTCTTTGCTATTTTAACACTGCTGATTATTATTTTAGTTGTTTATCTTTCGGTTGCAATTTTCACAGAAAATCCATTTGTGAAGAAACTTCAAAATGAACAATCAAATAATTTATCAGAGTCAGCTAAGCGTGCACTTTTTGATGAATCCGTAAGACTTCATCTTACCCCAAATGTCAATTATGAAGATTATAAAAATAATTGATTTACTTTAAAGGTCAATCCTTTTGTGCGTCTTTTATATTGATTTAAAGATATTTTCAACAAAAATGCACCATTTGGACTTCCTTATAATCCGCAAATTTTAATTACAGCAGGAGCTGATAGCATTCCGCATTATTTCTTTAAGTATTTAAAATTCTCAATTATTATTACTTTACCTTCATTTATCATTAGTGCTATTTTTGGGATTATTCTTGGGGTTATCGCTGGATATAAAAGAGGTACTACATTTGATGTTGTGATTAACTTTTTCTCATTAATTTTTATTGCATTACCATCATTTGTTATTGCTCCGATTTTAATTTCAGTTTTATTATCAGTTAATGTTCCGCCAATTTTTTACAACCCATTCTCTGAAACAGATATTATTGCTCACGGATGAAATAGAATTATTCTCTCATGAATTCCACCAATTTTAATTATTGTTCTTGGTTCTCTTTCAGCTTATATTTCATATGCAAGAAACCAAGTTGTATCTGTTTTAACTTCAAATTATGTTTTAATAGCTAAATCTAAAGGATTAAGCACTAGCGAAATTTTCTTTAAATATGTTTTCAGAAATATTTCAATTCCACTTGCTGCAATTATTATCCCATCATACATTGGGCTTTTATCTGGTGGGATTGTTATTGAAACATATTGAAAAGTACCTGGAACATCACAGGTACTTGCTCAGTCGTTCCCAAATGGCGAAATCAACTTAATAATGTTTTCAACAGCATTCTTTACAACATTAGGTTTATTTACAACAATTATAGTCGACATAATTTATACAATTCTAGATCCGAGAATTAAATACGGATCCACTTCAAAATACAGCATTAGAGCAATTGTTTCTGCTTATTTTGAAAGAAATAAAGCCTTTAAAGAACTTGCAATACACGGAAAGAAAGGAGAAAATTAA
- a CDS encoding ATP-binding cassette domain-containing protein, with protein sequence MQKNKSDIILEISNLKKYFVNGNFVNKAVDNVSFNVKRGEIVGLIGESGSGKTTVGRSLLRLYDDFSGFVTLDNQIISGKRISKKRNKFMRKNIQMIFQDPMAALNGQNNIFSILKEPLVVNGIIKSKVNDIKVDWNSVSNNFHYTFLEEALKLELENLRISNQHFGPFIKKWQSVKIDRFKANESLDDQFNSYFAFLEQKSKINSIIINNLYQNTEKLIDLYLTKQKDYREQKIDLDEVELQNAQREFKRLQALQRSSADYLQAKAELKVSFANYREIASYQKDFKAVAKNALRNFISEFKNESDIHKNEGFSSSSLNFFFHKYKLYRINLFIKKAIKSKLAKLKYLDFNELKDLMNDLQVYASDFYKQELQVDETKKASIKLIKTKISQNFKFDWGKYFELSEQRAKEFHHKLNASKIEGLTLFKKVFVKFFDKPAKNKEAYLAAKNHLQATQTNFETELAKYIEGYKQRIDDYNEQIQEQKRILKDLKNIEREEMTKFFQIHKEFVEFYKKEVLAPIKVQIKKMKSEKKASQNAKEIAHLKDMLSQKSIDLKVYNTNVKDKLDNNKSFDIEMVYVKKDISNIYLLLGVSPLDLKLYSHKLRTFANLVLSPWRNRRLSQLFTKITIYKALEDVGLLKQFAYRYPHEFSGGQRQRIVIARALITEPSVIVADEPIASLDISIQAQVVNLLKDLCKKKNIGMVFIAHDLSMIEYIADRVQIMHLGKIVESGVTEKIYKKPLHPYTINLFKAIPKISNANEKFKDVSFETDYLIDQQYPNIPFVFETEEDHFIYATDKQAHEWTNKFNLDIKKISN encoded by the coding sequence ATGCAAAAGAATAAATCAGACATTATTTTAGAAATTTCAAATCTTAAAAAATATTTCGTTAACGGTAATTTTGTTAACAAAGCAGTTGATAATGTTAGTTTTAATGTTAAAAGAGGGGAAATTGTTGGTTTAATTGGTGAATCAGGAAGTGGGAAAACAACCGTTGGTCGTTCATTATTAAGGCTTTATGATGATTTTAGTGGTTTTGTAACACTTGACAATCAAATTATTTCTGGAAAAAGAATTTCTAAAAAACGTAATAAATTCATGCGTAAAAATATTCAAATGATCTTTCAAGACCCTATGGCGGCTTTAAATGGTCAAAACAATATTTTCTCTATTTTAAAAGAACCACTTGTGGTTAATGGAATTATCAAATCAAAAGTTAATGATATTAAAGTTGATTGAAATTCTGTTTCAAACAACTTTCACTATACCTTTTTAGAGGAAGCTCTAAAATTAGAACTTGAAAATCTTAGAATTTCAAACCAACATTTTGGTCCATTTATTAAAAAATGACAAAGTGTCAAGATCGATCGTTTTAAAGCAAATGAATCTCTTGACGATCAATTTAACTCTTACTTTGCTTTTTTAGAGCAAAAAAGCAAAATTAATTCAATTATTATTAATAACTTGTATCAAAATACAGAAAAATTAATTGATCTTTATTTAACTAAACAAAAAGATTATCGTGAACAAAAGATTGATTTAGATGAAGTTGAACTTCAAAATGCTCAAAGAGAATTTAAAAGATTACAAGCATTGCAAAGAAGTAGTGCAGATTATCTCCAAGCAAAAGCTGAACTTAAAGTATCTTTTGCTAATTACCGTGAAATAGCTAGTTATCAAAAAGATTTTAAAGCTGTCGCAAAAAACGCACTTCGTAACTTTATTTCTGAATTTAAAAATGAATCGGATATTCATAAAAATGAAGGATTTAGTTCAAGTTCATTAAACTTTTTCTTCCATAAATATAAACTTTATCGTATTAATCTTTTTATCAAGAAAGCAATTAAATCTAAGCTTGCAAAATTAAAATATTTAGATTTTAATGAGCTCAAAGACTTAATGAATGATCTTCAAGTTTACGCTAGTGATTTTTACAAACAAGAGCTGCAAGTAGATGAAACTAAAAAAGCAAGCATTAAGTTAATTAAAACTAAAATTTCTCAGAATTTTAAATTTGATTGAGGAAAATATTTTGAGCTTTCAGAACAAAGAGCAAAAGAATTTCATCATAAATTAAACGCAAGTAAAATTGAAGGTTTAACTTTATTTAAGAAAGTTTTTGTGAAATTCTTTGATAAACCAGCTAAAAATAAAGAAGCTTATTTAGCTGCAAAAAATCACCTTCAAGCTACTCAAACAAATTTCGAAACAGAACTTGCTAAATATATTGAGGGTTATAAACAAAGAATTGACGATTACAACGAACAAATTCAGGAACAAAAAAGAATTCTCAAAGATTTAAAAAATATTGAGCGTGAAGAAATGACAAAATTCTTTCAAATTCATAAAGAATTTGTTGAATTTTACAAAAAAGAAGTTTTAGCACCAATTAAGGTTCAAATCAAAAAAATGAAAAGTGAGAAAAAAGCAAGTCAGAACGCAAAAGAAATAGCACATTTAAAAGATATGCTATCTCAAAAAAGCATTGACTTAAAAGTTTATAACACTAATGTTAAAGATAAACTTGATAACAATAAATCATTTGATATTGAAATGGTTTATGTTAAAAAAGATATTAGTAATATTTACTTACTTTTAGGGGTGTCTCCTCTTGATCTTAAACTTTACAGTCACAAACTACGTACATTTGCAAATTTAGTACTTTCACCTTGAAGAAACAGACGTTTATCACAACTTTTTACTAAAATTACAATTTATAAAGCTTTAGAGGATGTAGGTTTACTAAAACAATTTGCTTACCGTTATCCACACGAATTTAGTGGTGGACAACGTCAAAGAATCGTTATTGCTCGTGCTTTAATTACAGAGCCGTCTGTTATTGTTGCTGATGAACCAATTGCATCACTTGATATTTCAATTCAAGCTCAAGTTGTTAACTTACTCAAAGATTTATGTAAAAAGAAAAATATCGGAATGGTCTTTATTGCTCACGATCTTTCAATGATTGAATATATAGCAGATCGTGTTCAAATTATGCACCTTGGAAAAATTGTTGAATCTGGTGTAACAGAAAAAATTTACAAAAAACCACTTCATCCTTATACAATTAACTTATTTAAAGCAATTCCAAAAATTTCAAATGCAAATGAGAAATTTAAGGATGTAAGTTTTGAAACTGATTATTTAATTGATCAACAATATCCAAATATTCCGTTTGTGTTTGAAACAGAAGAAGATCACTTCATTTACGCAACAGATAAACAAGCACACGAATGAACAAACAAATTTAATCTTGATATTAAAAAAATTAGTAATTAA
- a CDS encoding ABC transporter permease → MTTKEFNEKYGLKIKNSSPELFQRVPNSQKNFVNIAGKPKKLPIEIAKRFFKNPSTVFFTIIFLVVLLTSIFVTLYSKYDSNNSISKSIYYKIPQWDPVTNQFLRDEHGNLITKSILGTPKTINLPPSYNVWVKKEVFFSTQTEYSEFLREIKEQYYGGYIFNQIIKPVGVQGSAIKIVPITIIDASGVTREAKEVYIDSYKFYEAYNVLTLLSNSKVPFSTSQDQTALIVREIQNLNPQNPNLQPWSILGTNNVGVDIWTSSWIGTWNAIRLALIVATIQTIIGVAVGSYLGFHAGSLVDTIIMRLIEIFEAPPSLIWLLLFASTFGTSDLTLILALVFTGWTGSVGGTRLFIITVKDSEFITASKSVGASKLRLIYRHALPAIIGKIANSYVARIPGIILSVSSLAFLGFFKGDNANLGALLSSAVSQAGNNFWILLLPSLILLSISVSLHFMAIGIHDALDPRVIKVK, encoded by the coding sequence ATGACAACCAAAGAATTTAATGAAAAATATGGTTTAAAAATTAAAAATAGTTCTCCAGAGCTTTTCCAAAGAGTACCTAATTCACAAAAAAACTTTGTGAATATCGCTGGTAAACCAAAAAAATTACCAATTGAAATTGCGAAGAGATTTTTTAAAAATCCTTCAACAGTCTTTTTTACAATTATCTTCTTAGTAGTTCTTTTAACTTCAATTTTTGTAACTTTATATAGTAAATACGATTCAAACAATTCAATTTCAAAAAGTATTTATTATAAAATTCCACAGTGAGATCCAGTTACTAACCAATTTTTAAGAGATGAACACGGAAATTTAATTACTAAAAGTATTCTAGGGACACCTAAAACTATTAATTTACCTCCAAGTTATAATGTTTGAGTCAAAAAAGAAGTCTTTTTTAGCACTCAAACTGAATATTCAGAATTTTTAAGAGAAATTAAAGAGCAGTATTATGGCGGTTATATTTTTAATCAAATTATCAAACCAGTAGGTGTTCAAGGTTCTGCGATTAAAATAGTCCCAATTACAATTATTGATGCTTCTGGTGTTACAAGGGAAGCTAAGGAAGTGTATATTGATTCATATAAATTTTATGAAGCTTACAATGTTTTAACTTTACTTAGCAATTCAAAAGTTCCTTTTTCAACTTCACAAGATCAAACTGCTTTAATTGTTAGAGAAATTCAAAATTTAAATCCACAAAATCCAAATTTACAACCTTGATCAATTTTAGGAACTAATAATGTTGGTGTTGATATTTGAACTTCATCATGAATTGGAACTTGAAACGCAATTCGTCTTGCTTTAATTGTTGCAACAATTCAAACAATCATTGGTGTTGCAGTTGGTTCATATTTAGGATTCCATGCAGGTTCATTAGTTGATACAATTATCATGCGTTTAATTGAAATCTTTGAAGCACCACCATCATTAATTTGACTTTTACTTTTTGCTTCAACATTTGGAACAAGTGATTTAACATTAATTTTAGCCTTAGTTTTCACAGGTTGAACTGGTTCAGTTGGGGGAACAAGACTTTTCATTATTACAGTTAAAGACTCAGAATTTATTACTGCAAGTAAATCCGTTGGTGCATCAAAATTAAGATTAATTTATAGACATGCTTTACCTGCTATTATTGGTAAAATTGCAAACAGCTATGTAGCAAGAATTCCTGGAATCATTCTTTCTGTTTCCTCACTTGCTTTCCTTGGATTCTTTAAAGGTGATAATGCCAATTTAGGAGCACTTCTTTCAAGTGCTGTTTCGCAAGCTGGAAACAACTTCTGAATCTTACTTTTACCGTCATTAATTTTATTATCTATCTCAGTATCATTACACTTTATGGCAATTGGTATTCATGACGCCTTGGATCCAAGAGTTATTAAAGTTAAATAA
- a CDS encoding ABC transporter ATP-binding protein, with translation MSESLLRVRNLRVSFKTGRNKFITIVRGVDLNIKKGQIVGLVGESGSGKSVTSKSLLNINDNAFISADEMTIDGVDLTKSKKNKFWQTIRGHRIGYIPQDPLTSLNPTRKIGKQLLDALNKNFDWKNKPYVQKRQYLVSLLTQFGIRNADQVFDRYPHTLSGGMKQRVVITMVVALRPQLIIADEPTTALDPTVQASVLALFEEIRQKMNISIILISHNISVVAKFCDYIYVMYAGKIVEKGTKRDIFAEPAHPYSWALISAIPENKEDRLYSIKGTPPDMSNLPLGDAFAPRNDYALEIDFIKEPPLFKISETHAAATWLLHPEAPKVELPEELIHRLESFRKVFDDAKE, from the coding sequence ATGTCAGAATCACTCTTACGTGTTAGAAATTTAAGAGTTAGCTTCAAAACAGGACGTAATAAATTTATTACAATTGTCCGTGGGGTTGACCTTAATATTAAAAAAGGTCAAATAGTTGGCCTTGTTGGTGAATCAGGAAGTGGAAAAAGTGTTACTTCTAAATCACTTTTAAATATTAATGATAATGCTTTTATTTCGGCTGATGAAATGACAATTGACGGTGTCGATCTTACAAAATCTAAAAAAAATAAATTTTGACAAACAATTCGTGGACATAGAATTGGTTATATCCCACAAGATCCACTTACTTCACTTAATCCAACTCGTAAAATTGGTAAACAATTACTTGATGCATTAAATAAAAACTTTGATTGAAAAAATAAACCTTATGTTCAAAAACGTCAATATTTAGTTTCACTTTTAACTCAATTTGGAATTAGAAATGCAGATCAAGTTTTCGATCGTTATCCACACACGCTAAGTGGTGGAATGAAACAACGTGTTGTAATTACTATGGTTGTTGCTCTTAGACCACAACTAATTATTGCTGACGAACCAACAACCGCACTTGATCCAACTGTTCAAGCTTCGGTACTTGCTCTATTTGAAGAAATTCGTCAAAAAATGAATATTTCAATTATTTTAATTAGTCACAACATTTCAGTTGTTGCTAAGTTTTGTGATTATATTTATGTTATGTATGCTGGAAAAATTGTCGAAAAAGGAACTAAACGTGATATTTTCGCAGAACCAGCTCACCCTTATTCATGAGCTTTAATTTCTGCTATTCCAGAAAATAAAGAAGATCGCCTTTATTCAATTAAAGGTACCCCTCCGGATATGTCAAACTTACCTCTTGGAGATGCTTTTGCACCAAGAAATGACTATGCTTTAGAAATTGACTTTATTAAAGAACCGCCTCTTTTCAAAATTAGCGAAACTCATGCAGCTGCAACTTGACTTTTACACCCTGAAGCTCCAAAGGTAGAATTACCAGAAGAGTTAATTCATCGTTTAGAAAGTTTTAGAAAGGTATTTGATGATGCAAAAGAATAA